The nucleotide sequence TACCGCGAACTGTTGCGCGCTGGGCGCGGGAAGCCGGGCGCCGAGGCACGGGTGCGGGCGGAGTTCCGGCAGCACGCCTGCCTGCCACGCTCCGACGTACTGCGCATCGAGTACCTGTACCGCCGCGGTCGGCGCCAGCTCCAGATGCTACGCTCGGGCCACGCCACGGCCATGGGTGCCTTCGTGCGTACGCGGGGCCCGACCGAGGAGTCCAACGGCGCGGGGGCCCCAGGGACCCTGTCTGGTGAAGGTGACGACCCGAGTAAACCGCTAGACAGCCTGAGGACACCGAAGACCCCGCTGGATGGACGGTGACCGGCTGAAGGGCTCGCCCGATGGCTCAGGGGGACTGAGGACTGGGGAGCCCCCCAATGGAAAGTGAGAGGTCTTGAGAAACTAAATCGACAGATTGAGGTAGTTGAAGAACCCTCCTGGGACGTGGGGTGCGATGGCGAGAAATGCCCGGCTTTACTTGCTGTATGGTACCGGGTCAGACTTAACCAATGAGGCTTGGGGCGTACTGTCAAACTGAAAGCTACTTATCCTAAGGCCTGGGGAGCCAAGACGCCCCTCTGTTGGACAGAAAGAGACTGACGCCCTTGTCTAGAACTCTGAGAAATACCACTGCTGGCTCCTCAAAGAGACTCCTCTCTCCTGTATTTAACTCTGAGAAGAGCAGATGAGGAGGAGTTTGGGACGATGCCCTGATGGACGGTGAGAAGCCTGGAAACCCCCTCAGAAAAATCTTTACTCCATTGAGACCAACTGGGATTGGTGAGGAAGGGGGTAAGGGGTCTCTCACCCCGCTAATCAGTTAAAGACCCCCTCAAGACCTATACATGATGGTTCTGAGGCGAAACCTCCCCTCACCCACCCCGATTCCTgctcctttcccttctcaagacTGTTGGACAAAAAGGCAATAAAATGGGGGTGTGCTTACTTCCCTGTTGGTGGTGGTAAAGATTTGATGTGTTTGGGGGATTTTGAG is from Bos indicus isolate NIAB-ARS_2022 breed Sahiwal x Tharparkar chromosome 18, NIAB-ARS_B.indTharparkar_mat_pri_1.0, whole genome shotgun sequence and encodes:
- the SDHAF1 gene encoding succinate dehydrogenase assembly factor 1, mitochondrial — protein: MRREGAEKLGAGGGSSYGCVSPLLPLVHGRRSVPRGPAATMSRHSRLQRQVLSLYRELLRAGRGKPGAEARVRAEFRQHACLPRSDVLRIEYLYRRGRRQLQMLRSGHATAMGAFVRTRGPTEESNGAGAPGTLSGEGDDPSKPLDSLRTPKTPLDGR